TGGCGATGCCAAAAACGGCTGAATTGGCTCAAAACAAAGGGCCAATATGGTCCTGTGCGCCGGTCAAATAGAGATCCAAGCTCAGAATATTTCCGACGCTCTGTCACAAGAGCCCTCCCCGCCTCGTCACAAAAGCAAGGCGGCTGAACCCGCTGCAATAAGGAGCTTAAAAATGGCCAAGATCGTCCTCGGCGTTATCGCTGCCATCTACGGGGTGAATGCCCTCATCATGTGGTTCGCACCTATATACTGGTACGAAACGACCCCCGGTGTGGCAATGATGGGTCCGTTCAATCTGCATTTTGTCCGCGACATCGCTCTGATCTATTTGGTAGCCGCGGGTGCCTTCGCCTGGTCAGTCAAAAACAACACACCGCAGATTGCCATCACCGGTGCTGTATGGCCCTGCCTTCACGGCCTCTTTCACATTCAGATTTGGATGGCCCGTGGTGTACCGCTGGA
The DNA window shown above is from Parvibaculaceae bacterium PLY_AMNH_Bact1 and carries:
- a CDS encoding hypothetical protein (Derived by automated computational analysis using gene prediction method: GeneMarkS-2+.), which codes for MAKIVLGVIAAIYGVNALIMWFAPIYWYETTPGVAMMGPFNLHFVRDIALIYLVAAGAFAWSVKNNTPQIAITGAVWPCLHGLFHIQIWMARGVPLDEIAFVNLVGIQIPAWAGLYFATQLSSTKE